From the genome of Mycobacterium dioxanotrophicus, one region includes:
- a CDS encoding WS/DGAT/MGAT family O-acyltransferase, with product MRRLAAIDAQNYWMSSAIPNDQFLLYGFSGVPTELGAALRDVRQRARRCPELGLRIRDDHRLRYPVWVPRDVGDDQFVVHDLGDPGFDDCLTAVAALADHPLDATRATWRVHVFPRVRDIPAATDAGTVVVVQMAHALADGGRSADLAGLMFGRPGGVRAVEVPRVVTARLPWRAAQAARWHRRLVRDEESGQVPRQADSRAALHSNAAPAGKISVRTIVRNRDQLGGPTVTVTVLAAVSAALAEHLREFGDDPADLGAEVPMAKAGARTANNQFGNVGVGLYPMLERDARTARIAEDLAQRRRRAQHPAMLAASRAYAATPAPLLRWGVTQFDSSQRSPTVTGNTVVSSVNRGAGDLRFGATPVVMTAGYPALSPMMGLTHGVHGIGSTVAVSVHAAESAVGDIDAYVARLERALTSRR from the coding sequence GTGCGCAGGCTGGCGGCGATCGATGCCCAGAACTACTGGATGTCGTCCGCGATTCCCAACGATCAGTTCCTGCTGTACGGGTTCTCCGGTGTGCCAACAGAACTGGGCGCAGCGTTGCGTGACGTGCGTCAGCGCGCCCGGCGCTGCCCCGAACTGGGGCTGCGGATCAGGGACGACCATCGGCTGAGATATCCGGTGTGGGTACCCCGCGATGTCGGCGACGACCAGTTCGTCGTACACGACCTCGGCGACCCGGGCTTCGACGACTGCCTCACCGCCGTGGCTGCTTTGGCCGATCACCCGCTCGATGCGACTCGGGCCACCTGGCGCGTGCATGTGTTCCCTCGGGTCCGCGACATACCCGCGGCCACCGATGCGGGGACGGTGGTTGTCGTGCAGATGGCGCACGCGCTTGCCGACGGCGGCCGGTCTGCGGATTTGGCGGGATTGATGTTCGGCAGGCCGGGCGGGGTGCGAGCCGTCGAGGTACCCCGGGTGGTGACCGCCAGGCTGCCATGGCGGGCGGCGCAAGCGGCCCGGTGGCACCGCCGGCTGGTGCGCGACGAAGAGAGTGGCCAGGTCCCGCGGCAGGCGGATTCCCGTGCGGCGCTGCACAGTAACGCTGCGCCCGCGGGAAAGATCTCGGTGCGCACGATCGTCCGTAACCGCGATCAACTGGGTGGTCCGACCGTCACGGTCACGGTGCTGGCGGCAGTGTCGGCAGCCCTCGCCGAACACCTGCGTGAGTTCGGCGACGATCCCGCGGATCTGGGCGCCGAGGTGCCGATGGCCAAAGCCGGTGCCCGCACGGCGAACAACCAGTTCGGCAATGTCGGCGTCGGGCTCTACCCGATGCTCGAGCGCGACGCCCGCACCGCACGGATCGCGGAAGATCTCGCCCAGCGGCGCCGCCGCGCGCAGCATCCCGCGATGCTCGCCGCCAGCCGGGCCTACGCCGCGACCCCCGCGCCGTTGTTGCGGTGGGGTGTGACGCAATTCGATTCCTCACAGCGTTCGCCCACGGTGACCGGCAATACCGTGGTGTCCAGCGTCAACCGTGGCGCGGGCGATCTGCGGTTCGGTGCCACGCCGGTGGTGATGACAGCCGGGTACCCGGCATTGTCGCCGATGATGGGCCTGACACACGGCGTGCACGGCATCGGGTCCACCGTCGCTGTCAGCGTCCATGCCGCCGAGTCGGCGGTCGGCGATATCGATGCCTACGTGGCCCGGCTTGAGCGGGCGCTGACTAGCCGCCGGTGA
- a CDS encoding DUF899 family protein has product MNAESPSRPAIVDRSVFEADLAALRVREKAHVREGDAIAAARRRLPMVEVDATSQLIGPAGPTTLLDAFEGRRQLLVYYFMWHAGHPAPEQCEGCTWVTTQVAELSYLHSRDITYAVFAQGPYPETARYREFMGWQVPWYSALPSLDTLLVGRSVGMMHIVCYLRADDRVFETYWTTRRGVEAMDYSYALMDLTVYGRQEPWEDSPAGWPQHWPVDGSNTRIDGRPIPQWSRLAAGRSDDLTGG; this is encoded by the coding sequence GTGAACGCCGAATCACCAAGCCGGCCCGCGATTGTCGACCGGTCGGTGTTCGAAGCCGACCTCGCGGCACTGCGCGTGCGCGAGAAGGCGCACGTCCGCGAGGGCGACGCGATCGCCGCGGCACGCCGACGGCTGCCCATGGTGGAGGTCGACGCGACGTCGCAACTGATCGGGCCCGCCGGGCCCACCACCCTGCTCGACGCCTTCGAAGGCCGCCGCCAACTGCTGGTGTATTACTTCATGTGGCATGCCGGGCATCCCGCGCCGGAGCAGTGCGAGGGGTGCACCTGGGTGACCACGCAGGTCGCCGAACTGTCCTACCTGCACTCCCGCGACATCACCTACGCGGTCTTCGCGCAAGGCCCGTATCCCGAAACGGCCCGGTATCGCGAGTTCATGGGCTGGCAGGTCCCGTGGTATTCCGCGCTGCCCTCGCTGGACACCCTCCTGGTCGGGCGCAGCGTCGGGATGATGCACATCGTCTGCTACCTGCGCGCCGATGACCGCGTCTTCGAGACGTACTGGACCACCCGCCGCGGCGTGGAAGCCATGGACTACAGCTACGCACTCATGGACCTGACCGTGTACGGGCGGCAGGAACCCTGGGAGGACTCCCCCGCGGGGTGGCCGCAGCACTGGCCGGTCGACGGTTCCAACACACGCATCGACGGCAGGCCGATACCGCAATGGTCCCGGCTGGCGGCCGGTCGCTCCGACGACCTCACCGGCGGCTAG
- a CDS encoding maleylpyruvate isomerase N-terminal domain-containing protein, whose product MTTADPVYVWTLYRDTRQRIIDLMTKDAWEASVPACPLWSVRDVVAHMTAVAEDWAAGTLTVPPSDAETAAQIARFEGHDTTAVLTAWDAAATQLQRLAERGTAPPLGDIVVHEHDIRGALGAPGARTDAAVAQASDQLLNILNTPVPMRVTVEDGDYRTGPQDGSEIGLRTTRFEVLRWRTGRRSRAQLAAMDWSADPTPVLEHLYMFGPADTDLAE is encoded by the coding sequence ATGACGACCGCTGACCCCGTCTACGTCTGGACCCTCTACCGCGATACCCGGCAGCGCATCATCGACCTGATGACCAAGGACGCGTGGGAGGCCAGCGTGCCGGCCTGTCCGCTGTGGTCGGTACGCGATGTCGTCGCGCACATGACCGCGGTCGCTGAAGACTGGGCCGCCGGCACGCTGACCGTACCGCCGTCCGACGCCGAAACCGCCGCGCAGATAGCACGTTTCGAGGGACATGACACCACCGCGGTGCTGACCGCCTGGGACGCTGCGGCGACCCAGTTGCAACGCCTCGCCGAGCGGGGAACCGCTCCCCCGCTCGGCGACATCGTCGTGCACGAGCACGACATCCGGGGCGCCCTCGGCGCGCCTGGTGCCCGCACGGATGCCGCAGTGGCACAGGCCTCCGATCAACTGCTGAACATTCTGAACACTCCCGTCCCGATGCGGGTGACCGTCGAGGACGGCGACTACCGGACCGGTCCGCAGGACGGCAGCGAGATAGGCTTGCGCACCACGCGATTCGAGGTCTTGCGGTGGCGCACCGGGCGACGCAGCCGCGCTCAACTCGCAGCCATGGACTGGTCAGCCGATCCGACGCCCGTGCTCGAGCACCTGTATATGTTCGGGCCCGCCGACACTGACCTCGCCGAGTAG
- a CDS encoding TetR/AcrR family transcriptional regulator yields the protein MDLQVQKFTAKGQATQRRIIEGAAAEIRSRGVAETTLDDIRARTQTSKSQLFHYFPGGKEQLLLAVAAHEADQVLADQQPHLGALTSWAAWQRWRDAVVDRYRRQGQSCPMSMLMSETGRTTPGAQAVTATLVRRWHDDIAAGITAMQTQGKISARIDADRASAALLAGIQGGVGILLATGDISYLETALDLGIENLRR from the coding sequence ATGGACCTGCAAGTCCAGAAATTCACCGCCAAAGGGCAGGCGACCCAGCGGCGCATCATCGAGGGTGCCGCAGCCGAGATCCGCAGCCGCGGCGTGGCCGAGACCACGCTCGACGACATCCGCGCCCGCACGCAGACATCCAAAAGCCAACTGTTCCACTACTTCCCGGGCGGCAAGGAGCAGCTGCTGCTCGCCGTCGCGGCACACGAAGCCGATCAGGTGCTCGCCGACCAGCAACCGCATCTCGGCGCACTGACGTCGTGGGCGGCGTGGCAGCGCTGGCGCGACGCCGTCGTCGATCGCTACCGCCGGCAGGGCCAGAGCTGCCCGATGAGCATGCTGATGTCGGAGACCGGGCGCACCACCCCGGGCGCCCAAGCCGTCACCGCGACGCTCGTGCGGCGCTGGCACGACGACATCGCGGCAGGGATCACGGCGATGCAGACCCAGGGCAAGATCTCGGCACGCATCGACGCCGACCGCGCATCGGCGGCACTGCTGGCCGGGATCCAGGGTGGCGTCGGCATCCTACTGGCCACCGGCGACATCTCGTATCTCGAGACGGCGCTCGATCTCGGGATCGAGAATCTGCGCCGCTGA
- a CDS encoding SDR family NAD(P)-dependent oxidoreductase: MSPESTRLQGRTALVTGSTGGLGVAIAKALAAEGARVIVTGRNKVRGDAVVADIRSAGGGADFVAADLGAGEDEIRRLATAAGDVDILVNNAGVWSSPEPTANITEATLLESYRANVVGPFLLTGALAPAMVARGRGAVVNIGSITGLIGGDKSALYNSTKAAVHSLTKSWAAEYGPAGVRVNAVAPGPIATERAAEAADHVAPVLARIPSRRMSTPEEVAAAVVFLAGDDAANIHGAVLSVDGGWAAV, from the coding sequence ATGAGTCCAGAGAGTACGCGTTTGCAAGGTCGGACAGCACTGGTCACAGGGTCCACCGGGGGACTCGGCGTCGCCATCGCCAAAGCGCTGGCCGCCGAGGGCGCCCGGGTCATCGTCACGGGGCGAAACAAGGTGCGCGGCGACGCCGTCGTTGCCGACATCCGGTCCGCCGGCGGGGGCGCGGACTTCGTCGCCGCCGATCTCGGTGCGGGGGAGGACGAGATCCGTCGCCTCGCCACGGCCGCAGGCGACGTCGACATCCTCGTCAACAATGCCGGCGTGTGGTCCTCCCCGGAGCCCACCGCCAACATCACCGAGGCCACCCTGCTGGAGTCCTACCGCGCCAACGTCGTCGGCCCGTTCCTGCTCACCGGCGCGCTGGCGCCTGCCATGGTCGCGCGCGGCCGAGGCGCGGTCGTCAACATCGGTTCCATCACGGGCCTGATCGGCGGTGACAAGTCCGCGCTGTACAACTCGACCAAGGCGGCCGTGCATTCGCTGACCAAGTCGTGGGCCGCCGAGTACGGCCCGGCCGGCGTGCGGGTCAACGCCGTCGCGCCCGGACCGATCGCGACCGAGCGCGCCGCCGAGGCGGCCGACCATGTCGCACCGGTACTGGCCCGGATCCCGTCGCGGCGCATGAGCACGCCCGAGGAGGTCGCTGCCGCGGTCGTCTTCCTGGCGGGCGATGACGCCGCCAACATCCACGGCGCGGTACTCAGTGTGGATGGTGGCTGGGCGGCTGTTTAA
- a CDS encoding DoxX family protein, whose amino-acid sequence MAADVAILILRVVLGLTMAAHGYNKFFGGGRIAGTARWFESIGMKPGTFHARVAASTELAAGLGLALGLLTPVPAAGFVALMLVAAWTVHRHNGFFIVKEGWEYNLILAVTAVAIAGTGAGRYSLDYALFHTSGFYHLLHGWCGLAIAVVLGLAGGVGQLVIFFRPPVKAGSA is encoded by the coding sequence ATGGCTGCTGACGTTGCGATCCTGATTCTGCGGGTGGTTCTCGGGCTGACCATGGCCGCCCACGGCTACAACAAGTTCTTCGGCGGGGGCCGGATCGCCGGAACCGCGCGATGGTTCGAGAGCATCGGCATGAAGCCGGGGACCTTCCATGCCCGGGTGGCGGCCAGTACCGAGCTGGCCGCCGGCCTGGGCCTGGCGCTCGGTCTGCTGACGCCGGTGCCCGCGGCCGGGTTCGTCGCGCTCATGCTGGTGGCGGCCTGGACCGTGCACCGGCACAACGGGTTCTTCATCGTCAAGGAGGGCTGGGAGTACAACCTGATCCTCGCGGTGACCGCGGTCGCGATCGCCGGTACCGGGGCCGGTCGCTACAGCCTGGACTACGCCCTGTTCCACACGTCCGGGTTCTATCACCTGCTGCACGGATGGTGCGGACTGGCGATCGCCGTGGTGCTCGGGTTGGCCGGTGGCGTCGGCCAATTGGTGATCTTCTTCCGTCCGCCCGTCAAGGCGGGCAGCGCCTAG
- a CDS encoding DUF3556 domain-containing protein, producing MGFLKQDTPQIDFEQWSKGTRAEKIVPMARHWAEVGFGTPVALHLFYVAKIAAYILVAWLIALSTVGIDGFINVAHWYAEPIVYQKVVFFTMLFEVVGFGCGFGPLNNRFFPPMGSALYWLRPKTIRLPPWPSRIPLTAGDSRTPLDVLLYAALLVGLLVALFSQGTGPIPALGTEIGVLPVWQTATIVGLLAAVGLRDKVIFLAARGEVYGSLAVCFLFTGADIVIAAKLVCLVIWLGAATSKLNKHFPFVISTMMSNNPVVRPRWIKRRFFEHFPDDLRPGLLSRSLAHFSTAIEGLVPLVLFFSGGGWPTYVAAFVMLCFHFGILSSIPMGVPLEWNVFMMFSVLALFVGHAGVGLGDLATPWPIVLFAVVAGTVALGNLFPRKVSFLPGMRYYAGNWDTSLWCIKGSADEKIGKGVVAIASMPAAQLERFYGSKEAAQIPLYMGYAFRAFNTHGRALFTLAHRAMAGQNEDDYTLTDGERIVSTAIGWNFGDGHMSNEQLVAALHKRCGFEPGEVRIVMLDAQPIHRQTQQYRLVDAATGEFESGYVNVADMVTRQPWADDVPVHVHRDDFA from the coding sequence ATGGGATTTCTCAAACAGGACACCCCACAGATCGACTTCGAGCAGTGGAGCAAGGGCACGCGGGCGGAGAAGATCGTGCCGATGGCCCGGCACTGGGCCGAGGTCGGCTTCGGCACCCCGGTCGCACTGCACCTGTTCTACGTCGCGAAGATCGCCGCCTACATCCTGGTGGCCTGGCTGATCGCGCTCAGCACGGTCGGCATCGACGGCTTCATCAATGTCGCGCACTGGTATGCCGAACCGATCGTGTACCAGAAGGTCGTGTTCTTCACGATGCTGTTCGAGGTCGTGGGGTTCGGCTGCGGCTTCGGGCCGCTGAACAACCGGTTCTTCCCGCCGATGGGCTCGGCGTTGTACTGGTTGCGCCCCAAGACCATTCGGCTGCCACCGTGGCCCAGCCGGATCCCGCTCACTGCGGGCGACAGCCGCACACCACTGGATGTGCTGCTCTACGCCGCGCTCCTGGTGGGGCTGCTGGTGGCGCTGTTCTCGCAGGGCACCGGCCCCATCCCGGCGCTCGGCACTGAGATCGGCGTGCTGCCGGTCTGGCAGACCGCGACGATCGTCGGGCTGCTCGCCGCGGTCGGCCTGCGGGACAAGGTCATCTTCCTGGCCGCCCGCGGCGAGGTGTACGGCTCGCTGGCCGTGTGCTTCCTGTTCACCGGCGCCGACATCGTCATCGCCGCCAAACTGGTCTGCCTGGTGATCTGGCTCGGCGCAGCCACGTCCAAGCTCAACAAGCACTTCCCGTTCGTCATCTCGACGATGATGAGCAACAACCCGGTGGTCCGTCCTCGCTGGATCAAGCGCAGGTTCTTCGAGCACTTCCCGGACGATCTACGGCCGGGGCTGCTGTCGCGGTCCCTCGCGCATTTCAGCACGGCGATCGAGGGCCTGGTGCCGTTGGTGCTGTTCTTCTCCGGTGGCGGCTGGCCCACGTACGTCGCGGCCTTCGTCATGCTGTGCTTCCACTTCGGCATCCTGTCCTCGATCCCGATGGGGGTGCCACTGGAATGGAACGTCTTCATGATGTTCTCGGTGCTGGCCCTGTTCGTCGGCCACGCGGGCGTCGGGCTCGGTGACCTCGCGACGCCCTGGCCGATCGTGCTGTTCGCCGTCGTCGCGGGCACGGTGGCGCTGGGAAACCTGTTCCCGCGCAAGGTGTCCTTCCTGCCGGGCATGCGGTACTACGCGGGCAACTGGGATACGTCGCTGTGGTGCATCAAGGGATCGGCCGACGAGAAGATCGGCAAGGGCGTCGTCGCGATCGCCAGCATGCCCGCCGCGCAACTGGAGCGGTTCTATGGCAGCAAGGAGGCCGCGCAGATCCCGCTGTACATGGGATATGCCTTCCGCGCGTTCAACACTCACGGCCGGGCGCTGTTCACCCTGGCCCACCGAGCGATGGCCGGGCAGAACGAGGACGACTACACCCTCACTGACGGTGAGCGCATCGTCAGCACCGCCATCGGCTGGAACTTCGGCGACGGGCACATGAGCAACGAGCAGTTGGTTGCCGCATTGCACAAGCGATGCGGCTTCGAGCCGGGCGAGGTTCGCATCGTCATGCTCGACGCGCAACCCATCCACCGGCAGACGCAGCAGTACCGACTGGTCGACGCCGCGACGGGCGAATTCGAGAGCGGATACGTCAACGTCGCCGACATGGTGACCCGTCAGCCATGGGCCGATGACGTGCCGGTGCACGTCCATCGAGATGACTTCGCCTGA
- a CDS encoding FadR/GntR family transcriptional regulator, producing MAGSTPLAPMIGPDSMTPHTPVRSPKTAELVAGTLRRMVVDGQLKEGDFLPNEAELMEHFGVSRPTLREAVRVLESERLVEVRRGSRTGARVRVPGPEIVARPAGLLLELSGADIADLLVGRAAIEPMAARLLAEKGDEEAFAELEQMLDEHIPKDYQSDRLAETTGDFHRRVVELSGNATLGIIAGMLHEITVRHHAFLFKERRPVAKNDYDKLMRSYRKLIQLIRSGDGDAAEAHWRKHLDTARVLMLKDIESVKVRDVMR from the coding sequence GTGGCTGGAAGTACACCGCTGGCGCCGATGATCGGGCCGGACTCGATGACGCCGCACACCCCGGTCCGCTCCCCGAAGACCGCCGAGCTCGTGGCAGGCACCCTGCGCCGCATGGTCGTCGACGGCCAGCTCAAGGAAGGCGACTTCCTGCCCAACGAAGCCGAGCTCATGGAGCACTTCGGGGTCAGCAGGCCCACGTTGCGCGAGGCGGTGCGCGTGCTGGAATCCGAACGGCTGGTCGAAGTGCGGCGCGGCTCCCGCACGGGTGCCCGGGTCCGGGTGCCCGGTCCCGAGATCGTCGCGCGCCCGGCCGGCCTGCTGCTCGAGCTCTCCGGTGCCGACATCGCCGATCTGCTGGTCGGGCGTGCGGCGATCGAGCCGATGGCCGCACGCCTGCTGGCCGAGAAGGGCGACGAAGAGGCTTTCGCCGAACTGGAACAGATGCTCGACGAGCACATCCCGAAGGACTACCAGTCAGACCGACTGGCCGAGACCACCGGAGATTTTCACCGCCGGGTCGTGGAGCTGTCGGGCAACGCCACCTTGGGGATCATCGCCGGCATGCTGCACGAGATCACCGTGCGACACCACGCCTTCCTGTTCAAGGAGCGCCGGCCGGTCGCCAAGAACGACTACGACAAGCTGATGCGCTCCTATCGCAAGCTGATTCAGCTCATCCGCTCCGGTGACGGCGACGCCGCCGAGGCGCACTGGCGCAAGCATCTGGACACCGCGCGCGTCCTCATGCTCAAGGACATCGAGAGCGTCAAAGTCCGCGACGTCATGCGCTGA
- a CDS encoding thiolase family protein, which yields MAEAVIVEAVRSPVGKRNGALSGVHPAELSAQVLKALVERAGVDPALVDDVIWGCVMQAGEQALDIARTAVLTAGWPETVPGVTVDRQCGSSQQSLHFAVAGVIAGHYDVVVAGGVESMSRTPMGSSLANGGHPYPEAFQARYDHKTPNQGIGAEMIAEQWGLSRTQLDEFSLRSHEKAAAAQDSGAFKDQIVAIKDQDGGIVLEDGGIRRGGTVESMAAIKPAFKEDGVIHAGNSSQISDGSAALLVMSVEKAKELGLKPIAKVHTAVLAGADPVIMLTAPIPATEKALKKSGLSVDQIGAFEVNEAFAPVPLAWLKEIGADENRLNPNGGAIALGHPLGGSGARILTTLVHHMRDNNIQYGLQTMCEGGGQANATILELL from the coding sequence ATGGCTGAAGCTGTCATCGTGGAGGCGGTGCGCTCCCCGGTCGGCAAGCGCAACGGCGCGCTGTCGGGTGTGCACCCCGCGGAACTCTCCGCGCAGGTGCTCAAGGCGCTGGTGGAGCGTGCCGGCGTCGATCCGGCCCTTGTCGATGACGTCATCTGGGGCTGTGTCATGCAGGCCGGTGAGCAGGCCCTCGACATCGCGCGTACCGCGGTGCTGACCGCCGGGTGGCCCGAGACGGTCCCCGGCGTCACCGTGGATCGCCAGTGTGGCTCCAGTCAGCAGTCGCTGCACTTCGCCGTTGCCGGCGTGATCGCCGGGCACTACGACGTCGTCGTCGCCGGCGGCGTCGAGTCCATGTCGCGCACCCCGATGGGTTCCTCGCTGGCCAACGGCGGACATCCCTATCCCGAGGCGTTCCAGGCGCGCTACGACCACAAGACGCCCAACCAGGGCATCGGTGCCGAGATGATCGCCGAGCAGTGGGGCCTTTCGCGTACCCAGCTCGACGAGTTTTCGCTGAGATCGCATGAAAAAGCTGCCGCGGCACAGGATTCAGGCGCGTTCAAGGATCAGATCGTGGCGATCAAAGACCAGGACGGTGGCATCGTCTTGGAGGACGGCGGCATCCGTCGCGGCGGCACGGTCGAGTCCATGGCTGCCATCAAGCCCGCATTCAAGGAAGACGGCGTGATCCACGCAGGCAACTCGAGCCAGATCTCCGACGGGTCGGCCGCGCTGCTGGTCATGTCGGTCGAGAAGGCGAAAGAGCTGGGGCTCAAGCCGATTGCCAAGGTGCACACCGCGGTGCTCGCCGGCGCCGACCCGGTCATCATGCTGACCGCGCCGATCCCGGCCACCGAAAAGGCGCTCAAGAAATCCGGCCTCAGTGTCGATCAGATCGGTGCGTTCGAGGTCAACGAGGCCTTCGCGCCGGTGCCGCTGGCATGGCTCAAAGAGATCGGCGCCGACGAGAACCGCCTGAACCCCAACGGCGGCGCCATCGCGCTCGGCCACCCGCTCGGCGGATCCGGCGCCCGCATCCTCACCACACTCGTGCACCACATGCGGGACAACAACATTCAGTACGGCCTGCAGACCATGTGCGAGGGTGGCGGCCAGGCCAACGCGACCATCCTGGAGCTGCTGTGA
- a CDS encoding crotonase/enoyl-CoA hydratase family protein, producing the protein MTEEGTLGAIVEKRGNVLLITINRPEARNAVNSSVSIAVGDALEQAQNDPEIRAVVITGSGDKSFCAGADLKAISRGENLFHPDHPEYGFAGYVSHFIDKPTIAAVNGTALGGGTELALASDLIVAEESAKFGLPEVKRGLIAGAGGVFRIAEQLPRKVANELLFTGEPMSSADALRWGLINQVVPDGTVVDAALKLAERITGNAPLAVQASKRVAYGVDDGVITADKDGWKRTNREFSTLLQTEDAKEGPLAFAQKRQPVWKAR; encoded by the coding sequence GTGACCGAGGAAGGCACGCTCGGCGCGATTGTTGAAAAGCGCGGCAACGTCCTGCTCATCACCATCAACCGGCCCGAGGCGCGCAACGCGGTCAACTCCTCGGTGAGCATCGCCGTCGGCGACGCGCTGGAGCAGGCCCAGAACGATCCGGAGATCCGGGCCGTGGTGATCACGGGATCGGGCGACAAGTCGTTCTGTGCGGGCGCCGATCTGAAGGCGATCTCGCGCGGGGAAAACCTCTTCCATCCCGACCATCCCGAATACGGATTCGCCGGATACGTCAGCCATTTCATCGACAAGCCGACAATCGCCGCGGTCAACGGCACTGCGCTGGGCGGCGGCACCGAACTGGCCCTGGCCAGTGACCTGATCGTGGCCGAGGAAAGCGCGAAATTCGGCCTGCCCGAAGTGAAGCGGGGACTCATCGCGGGCGCCGGTGGCGTGTTCCGCATCGCCGAGCAGCTGCCCCGCAAGGTGGCGAACGAGCTGCTGTTCACCGGTGAGCCGATGTCTTCGGCCGACGCGCTGCGGTGGGGCCTGATCAACCAGGTGGTCCCCGACGGCACCGTCGTCGACGCCGCACTCAAACTGGCCGAACGGATCACGGGCAACGCGCCGCTGGCCGTGCAGGCCAGCAAGCGGGTGGCCTACGGCGTCGACGACGGCGTCATCACCGCAGACAAGGACGGCTGGAAGCGCACCAACCGCGAATTCAGCACGCTGCTGCAGACCGAAGACGCCAAAGAGGGGCCGCTGGCCTTCGCTCAGAAGCGCCAACCTGTTTGGAAGGCAAGGTAA
- a CDS encoding acyl-CoA dehydrogenase family protein, whose amino-acid sequence MKRQIYTPEHEAFRETVKEYIERELVPNSEKWESERIVDRSAYTAAGKYGVIGFNMPEEYGGGGSGDFRFNAIIDEEIARAGVHGPALSLHNDVVGPYFKELANDEQKQRWMPGIASGELIIAIAMTEPGAGSDLAGIRTSAVRDGDDWIINGSKTFISSGINSDLVVVVARTDPEAGHKGFTLFVVERGMEGFTRGRKLDKMGLHSQDTSELHFENVRVPNANLLGKEGRGFYHLMTNLPSERLSIAISAIYGARAVWQETLQYAKDRKAFGQPIGSFQHNRFLLAEMDTELEVTESYIDRCLQAVVDGELTAVEAAKAKWWATETAKKVIDNCVQLHGGYGYMMEYRVARAYVDGRIQTIFGGTTEIMKEIIGRDLGV is encoded by the coding sequence ATGAAGCGACAGATCTACACCCCAGAACACGAAGCGTTCCGCGAGACCGTCAAGGAATACATCGAGCGCGAGCTCGTCCCCAATAGCGAGAAGTGGGAGAGCGAGCGCATCGTCGACCGCTCGGCATACACGGCCGCGGGCAAATACGGCGTCATCGGCTTCAACATGCCCGAGGAGTACGGCGGCGGCGGTTCGGGCGACTTCCGGTTCAACGCGATCATCGACGAGGAGATCGCCCGTGCCGGCGTACACGGCCCCGCGCTGAGCCTGCACAACGACGTCGTCGGCCCGTACTTCAAGGAGCTGGCCAACGACGAACAGAAGCAGCGCTGGATGCCCGGCATCGCCAGCGGCGAGCTGATCATCGCCATCGCGATGACCGAGCCCGGCGCAGGCAGCGACCTCGCCGGTATCCGGACCTCCGCGGTGCGCGACGGTGACGACTGGATCATCAACGGCTCCAAGACTTTCATCTCATCGGGCATCAACAGCGACCTCGTCGTCGTGGTCGCCCGGACCGATCCCGAGGCCGGGCACAAGGGCTTCACGCTGTTCGTGGTGGAGCGCGGCATGGAGGGCTTCACCCGCGGCCGCAAGCTCGACAAGATGGGCCTGCACAGCCAGGACACTTCCGAGCTGCACTTCGAGAACGTGCGGGTGCCGAACGCCAACCTGCTCGGCAAGGAAGGGCGCGGGTTCTACCACCTGATGACCAACCTGCCGTCGGAGCGGCTCTCGATCGCCATCTCCGCGATCTACGGCGCCCGCGCGGTGTGGCAGGAGACCCTGCAATACGCCAAGGACCGCAAGGCATTCGGCCAGCCGATCGGCAGCTTCCAGCACAACCGGTTCCTGCTCGCGGAGATGGACACCGAGCTGGAGGTCACCGAGAGCTACATCGACCGCTGCCTGCAGGCCGTCGTCGACGGCGAGCTGACGGCCGTCGAGGCGGCGAAGGCCAAGTGGTGGGCGACCGAGACCGCCAAGAAGGTCATCGACAACTGCGTGCAGCTGCACGGCGGCTACGGCTACATGATGGAGTACCGCGTCGCGCGCGCCTATGTCGACGGGCGGATCCAGACGATCTTCGGTGGCACCACCGAGATCATGAAGGAGATCATCGGCCGCGACCTCGGGGTGTAG